In the genome of Poecilia reticulata strain Guanapo linkage group LG16, Guppy_female_1.0+MT, whole genome shotgun sequence, one region contains:
- the megf8 gene encoding multiple epidermal growth factor-like domains protein 8, producing the protein MQSKRRELAVPEMASPLPVSVVILVVLLSAESPVCQAGDCKGHRQVLRGLPSYVTDGPGNYSVNGNCEWLIKAPSNGHRIVLNFTFMDTECTYDYLFVYDGDSYQSPLLGSLSGNSLPEPIEAKSGKMLIHLFSDANYNLLGFNATYTFSVCPGACGGHGRCDSSTSKCHCHQGWGGASCTAPLCPQACSLNGQCDKKGERCQCNPGFLGHSCQLGLRDDKGAGQWWRVSEGNPNAPLRTGSAGAYLSSTGAMYLFGGFDLNRALGDLIKYNFTSNQWETRSYGHSPVARHSHTAVQYMGNMVIFGGELANGSLASDVWMYRPVQDDWQQLGFSHSRGAPKLANHAAAVVDTYLYIFGGRTEEDMFSSTLYRFGLHGSGRWETVQPTGGKPPASAGHSMVFHSPSRTLLVYGGHRPTTARFSVRVNNTDVFHVDKRFWTSFRSRFPTTGPRERAFHTATVIGNYMVVYGGNVHIHYQEEKCYDEEIFFYHLGCHQWVSSGARWSSNGEAVRGRYSHVAAVMEGRVLLVAGGYSGVARGDLVAYKVPLFVSSDQGDRDAVCAEALDESMCLKNPECSWCEGRCREYQPTNPCGSTGCLGLARFLSDCQSCLVFSGTPASLARAPGEFGWCVQNESCLPVSERSACRVDQISGAYGWWGERTRFLTSLHSCRTENYVPGLHLLTFQHPRNDSQPDKVSILRSTNIILSPTTEMDVALQFKGFIHPLWGGPPPAPPPTETVFIWARIQRLHFEARVASGPNSTQMEVVGRWAAQQEKELKLLVRPDGSRLFSNLTRGNHYLVQAEGYLNNSGSGQTSEMALIWNRTLPGGSEISFLFLEPYRSGSCSGYMSCLACLSDQSCGWCPSLSRCLLRDSPDLEYCPEAEMVEGKGDGQRHLLLAPQHCTLCEDYRDCSACTQDPYCEWQINSSKKGDFQCSRRGRLEGSIRDPNGCPKVCNQRNTCSECLSNSSQCAWCESAQACFYFAAYLTKYPYGECRDWYDSVHSVPQCKQCSALNTCTECLRTFQCGWCGDYNNPTIGKCLRGDWAGMDDXSVYNCSVAVAEARAANPEPQTSAPPRPLEMEMEMEIFGDEEKDAVWSYPTCPDVEECRLGLHNCHPFATCINTPTSYECHCERGYTGDGTLHCNQTCYNECREGQCSGSPRFECECSLGWTSDPATLVLSGVECDVDCGCNFHSTCITAPGICDECQDWTTGPHCEHCRPGSFGSALAGGGGCVPCECNGHGDPLQGYCHNLTGQCYCTHNTQGPHCESCLPGYYGDPRNNGTCYRQCQGRSVLLSSTSSSTIPLSSSLGWRSGTEGKGGLSHCLWVLSVTEKLGPCKPKQLCPPVALTLHPDSHTYCKNSYVYVFDGLPRFLPNGVVRSDHNLIGAFCGTTRTQPITVEATSGVISVYFEANVSSNKPQGFNASFWVRRCQQSSDEDEEGSAVCAGGAQCQGGLCQCPQGYGGPYCDRPMCPQDCGATEERGVCNISLGVCVCSESWTSSDCSVLRDPNSLIWETLLDTQLTXKQAHRFLHRMGHSLVAGPQGNLWMYGGLSLSDGILGNVYRYSVSEHRWTQMLTSSLDEGAAPSARYHHAAALLNTXDLDAGSHEGSHSLMLVVGGVTQSGVAMDTWSLNLSSLVWREHKSSVLPPVAGHTLTVRWDSSVLLIGGYSPENGFNHHLLEFNPDSGNWTIVPHTGTPPTGLYGHSAVYHEQTDAIYVFGGYRFHVETVEPSGELYSLYYPNLTWSLLVPSQGKKPLSRFFHAAALIKDTMVIVGGRTEAEDYSNSVSLYQINCNTWIHPVSAVGDPVNRSVSLAMTSFGSRLFLSGGFNGVTLXRLLTLTVPSDPCALLPTPEACNSTTGSCVWCRGTCTSSDAAERLGCMLGHSTCSPTPRQPDQCRRLKTCSECLARHPKTFSSPPQSALQCKWCTNCPEGACISSSVSCTSEHDCRINQREIFLSSNCTETSCEASDCPKCTASGKCMWTRQFKRTGETRRILSVNPTYDWTCFSYALLNVSPMQVESSPPLPCPPPCHTLHNCSLCLSSRGSDGGWQHCVWSMALQQCMSPSFVPLRCEAGQCGRLLSGGDSCSPKCSQLTQCSQCIARPQCGWCASGGGNGAGRCLQGGVDGVSEGVCPVRNSTWSFLHCPEEDECANGHHHCNITQDCHDLPEGYHCTCKQGYILNGVSGQCEPVCAQGCVNGTCVSPGVCQCHFGFVGENCSSECKCNKHSNCTSVDKPDVCLECHNNTQGIHCEKCKPLFVGSAVDGGTCRPCRDFCRGNGMVCLSRDEYNKAIENPHHFPVDAVEKWVSEGPTENTAVCVNCQNNSVGDKCEGCRRGYFLLNGKCEKCQCNXHADTCEADGSGCPCQNNTETSSCLSSSQNDRKDCYRQQCAKCKDSFNGNPVNGRQCYRQFNVDSEFCFDPTSQTNCFHDPTIRNLPKDRTVFFAAQPKFTNVDIRVTIDVTFGEVEVYVSNSHDTFIVDVDRYTGIHTIKIEDESASRGTAAGADKDSPPSPIKVFANASSSLGGPVLSHNPLQLQAKPPGAEREIREERAEGLISYITVWKPQTVLIVRGVRDRVVITFPHEVHSLKSSRFYIALRGVGTDDRQGESQGLLFVRQDQAHIDLFVFFSVFFSCFFLFLSVCVLLWKVKQFLDFRREQRRHIQEMTKMASRPFAKLTIYLEPEEPQLIYLPTAGGGVGGGTVSIAHARTGKLSGVVVGQRGRAGPVYKHDPGSGPTAHHHHHHHHLTLSGGGNSGQHLPLHYLNTHHYASTTAGTQSSHHHHPSTYSGYQQFCRSDPFLSQLMGFSYSSFKVGPITLEPTEDGMAGVATVLFQLPGGVLAPNRACLGSALVTLRQNLQEYCGHGSGGGHPGAGAGRKGLHQHLTTMAM; encoded by the exons ATGCAATCAAAGAGACGGGAATTG GCAGTGCCAGAGATGGCCTCCCCTCTCCCTGTCTCCGTTGTCATCCTGGTGGTCCTCCTGTCAGCTGAGTCACCTGTGTGCCAGGCAGGGGACTGCAAGGGCCACAGGCAGGTGCTGAGGGGGCTTCCCAGTTATGTGACTGATGGACCCGGAAACTACTCTGTTAATGGGAACTGCGAGTGGCTTATCAAAG CTCCRAGCAACGGTCATCGAATTGTGTTAAATTTCACCTTTATGGACACAGAGTGTACCTACGACTATCTGTTTGTGTACGATGGCGACTCCTACCAAAGCCCACTTCTTGGCAGTCTGAGTGGAAACTCTTTGCCTGAACCCATTGAGGCCAAGTCCGGCAAG atgcTTATTCACCTCTTCAGTGATGCCAATTACAACCTCTTGGGCTTCAATGCAACATACACCTTCTCTGTTTGTCCTGGAGCCTGTGGCGGCCATGGGCGCTGTGATTCCTCCACATCCAAGTGCCACTGTCACCAGGGTTGGGGCGGAGCATCATGTACAGCTCCTCTGTGTCCCCAGGCTTGTTCTTTGAATGGACAATGTGACAAG AAAGGAGAGCGTTGTCAGTGTAACCCTGGCTTCCTCGGCCACAGCTGTCAGCTCGGTCTCCGTGACGATAAGGGGGCGGGACAGTGGTGGCGTGTGAGTGAGGGAAACCCTAACGCACCTCTGAGGACAGGCTCTGCTGGCGCGTACCTGTCCTCTACTGGAGCCATGTATTTGTTTGGAG GATTTGATCTGAACAGAGCTCTTGGTGACTTGATCAAGTACAATTTCACTTCCAACCAATGGGAAACCAGATCTTATGGTCATTCCcct GTGGCTCGTCACTCCCACACTGCTGTACAGTACATGGGTAACATGGTTATCTTTGGAGGAGAACTAGCTAACGGATCCCTGGCCAGTGACGTCTGGATGTACCGGCCTGTCCAGGATGATTGGCAACAGCTCGGTTTCTCCCACTCACGCGGTGCTCCCAAACTGGCCAATCATGCTGCAGCCGTCGTCGACACCTATCTCTACATTTTTGGAG GTCGCACTGAGGAGGACATGTTTTCCTCGACACTGTATCGCTTCGGTTTGCAYGGTTCAGGACGATGGGAAACGGTTCAGCCCACCGGTGGGAAACCCCCTGCCTCTGCTGGCCACTCTATGGTGTTCCACAGCCCATCCAGGACGTTGTTGGTCTATGGAGGCCACAGGCCCACCACTGCAAG GTTCAGCGTGCGGGTCAACAACACCGACGTTTTCCACGTGGACAAGCGGTTTTGGACGTCCTTCCGTTCCCGTTTTCCAACCACTGGGCCCAGAGAGAGAGCTTTCCACACTGCCACTGTCATTGGAAACTACATGGTGGTCTATG GTGGAAATGTGCATATTCATTACCAGGAAGAGAAATGCTACGATGAGGAAATCTTTTTCTATCATCTGGGCTGCCACCAGTGGGTGTCTTCTGGGGCTAGATGGTCATCCA ATGGCGAAGCTGTGAGGGGGCGGTATTCACATGTTGCAGCGGTGATGGAAGGACGTGTGCTGCTGGTTGCTGGTGGCTACAGCGGTGTTGCCCGGGGAGATCTTGTGGCTTACAAAGTACCGCTGTTTGTTAGTAGTGATCAAGGCGACAGG GATGCTGTTTGTGCTGAGGCGCTTGATGAAAGTATGTGCCTGAAGAATCCAGAGTGCAGCTGGTGTGAAGGCCGCTGTCGAGAGTACCAGCCCACCAATCCG TGTGGCAGCACTGGGTGCTTGGGCCTGGCTCGCTTCCTGTCCGACTGCCAGTCCTGCCTGGTGTTCAGCGGCACGCCGGCRTCTCTGGCGCGAGCCCCCGGTGAATTTGGCTGGTGTGTTCAGAACGAGTCCTGCCTGCCAGTGTCAG AGCGAAGTGCGTGCCGTGTGGACCAGATCTCAGGGGCGTACGGCTGGTGGGGGGAGCGTACCCGTTTCCTAACCTCCCTCCACTCCTGTCGCACCGAGAACTATGTCCCGGGACTGCACCTGCTCACCTTCCAGCACCCCCGCAACGACTCCCAGCCTGACAAG GTATCCATCCTCCGCAGCACCAACATCATTCTAAGCCCCACCACAGAAATGGATGTGGCCCTACAGTTCAAGGGCTTCATCCACCCCCTGTGGGGAGGTCCTCCACCCGCACCTCCTCCCACAGAGACCGTCTTCATATGGGCTCGCATCCAGAGGCTCCACTTTGAGGCTCGAGTGGCATCAGGACCCAACTCCACCCAAATG GAGGTGGTGGGTCGCTGGGCAGCCCAGCAGGAGAAGGAGCTGAAGCTGCTGGTCCGACCAGATGGAAGTAGACTCTTCTCCAACCTGACCAGGGGGAACCATTACCTCGTTCARGCTGAAGGCTACCTTAACAACTCTGGCTCTGGACAGACGAGTGAGATGGCCCTGATCTGGAACAGAACATTACCTGGAGGGAGT GAGATTTCCTTCCTGTTCCTGGAGCCGTACCGCTCTGGTTCCTGCTCGGGTTACATGTCCTGCCTGGCCTGCCTGTCTGACCAGTCGTGTGGCTGGTGTCCGTCTCTGTCCCGCTGCCTTCTGCGAGACAGCCCAGACCTGGAATACTGTCCTGAGGCAGAAATGGTTGAAGGCAAAGGAGACGGCCAGCGTCATCTGCTGTTGGCACCGCAGCACTGCACTCTGTGTGAGGATTACAGAGATTGCTCTGCATGTACCCAG GACCCTTACTGTGAGTGGCAGATTAACTCCAGCAAGAAAGGCGACTTTCAGTGCAGCCGCAGAGGAAGGTTGGAGGGATCCATCCGTGACCCAAACGGGTGTCCTAAAGTTTGCAACCA gAGAAATACGTGCAGTGAGTGTCTGTCCAACTCCAGTCAGTGTGCCTGGTGTGAATCTGCCCAAGCTTGCTTCTACTTTGCTGCGTACCTCACAAAGTATCCCTACGGAGAGTGCAGGGACTGGTACGACAG TGTCCATTCGGTTCCTCAGTGTAAACAGTGTTCAGCTTTAAACACATGCACAGAGTGCCTGAGAACATTTCAGTGTGGCTGGTGTGGTGACTACAACAATCCCACTATTGGAAA GTGTTTGAGGGGAGACTGGGCAGGAATGGATGATCYATCTGTGTATAACTGCAGTGTGGCTGTGGCTGAAGCTCGAGCTGCAAA tccTGAACCTCAAACTTCAGCCCCACCCAGACCCCTGGAAATGGAAATGGAGATGGAAATCTTCGGTGATGAGGAGAAAGATGCAGTCTGGTCTTACCCCACATGTCCTGATGTGGAGGAATGCAGGCTGGGCCTCCACAACTGCCATCCCTTTGCCACGTGTATCAACACTCCCACCTCGTACGAGTGTCACTGTGAGAGGGGATACACCGGCGATGGCACGCTGCACTGCAACCAGAC CTGTTATAATGAATGCCGTGAGGGCCAGTGTAGCGGCAGCCCGCGGTTTGAGTGTGAATGTTCTCTGGGCTGGACGTCCGACCCCGCCACGCTGGTTCTGAGTGGCGTTGAATGCGACGTGGACTGTGGCTGCAACTTCCACTCCACYTGTATCACTGCCCCTGGAATCTGTGATGAATGCCAGG ACTGGACCACAGGCCCTCACTGTGAACACTGCCGTCCGGGGAGCTTCGGTTCCGCCCTGGCCGGAGGTGGTGGCTGCGTTCCTTGTGAGTGTAATGGACATGGCGACCCGCTTCAAGGTTACTGTCACAACCTGACAGGCCAGTGCTACTGCACCCACAACACTCAGGGGCCGCACTGCGAGTCATGCCTTCCTGGTTACTATGGGGACCCTAG GAACAACGGCACATGTTACCGTCAGTGCCAGGGACGCTCCGTCCTGCTgtcctccacctcttcctcaACCATCCCCTTGTCTTCGTCTTTGGGATGGCGGAGTGGCACAGAAGGAAAAGGAGGACTTTCTCACTGTCTTTGGGTCTTATCTGTCACTGAGAAGCTTGGACCTTGCAAGCCCAAACAGCTCTGCCCCCCAGTCGCGCTCACGTTACACCCAGACTCCCACACTTACTGTAAA AATTCGTACGTTTACGTGTTTGATGGCCTCCCTCGTTTTCTGCCCAATGGAGTCGTGCGTTCTGATCACAACCTCATTGGAGCGTTTTGCGGAACAACAAGGACTCAGCCAATCACAGTCGAGGCCACCTCAG GCGTGATCTCAGTCTACTTTGAAGCCAACGTCTCTTCAAACAAACCTCAAGGCTTCAACGCGTCTTTCTGGGTGCGACGTTGTCAGCAGAGCTCTGATGAGGATGAAGAGGGGTCCGCTGTGTGTGCAGGTGGAGCCCAGTGTCAGGGTGGGCTCTGCCAGTGTCCTCAGGGATATGGGGGGCCTTACTGTGACCGACCCATGTGCCCCCAGGATTGTGGAGCAACAGAAGAAAGAGGAGTTTGTAATATA TCTCTGggagtttgtgtgtgttctgAAAGCTGGACCAGCTCTGACTGCTCAGTTCTGCGGGACCCCAACAGCTTGATTTGGGAGACTCTGTTGGACACACAACTGACGAWG aaacagGCCCATAGGTTCCTGCACAGGATGGGACACTCTCTGGTAGCTGGACCTCAGGGCAACCTGTGGATGTACGGGGGACTTTCTCTGTCAGACGGCATTCTTGGAAATGTGTACAG ATATTCTGTGTCGGAGCACCGTTGGACCCAGATGTTGACCAGTTCTCTAGATGAAGGGGCGGCTCCCAGCGCTCGCTATCACCAcgctgctgctctgctgaaCACTTWTGATCTGGACGCTGGAAGCCACGAGGGCAGTCACAGCCTAATGTTAGTGGTAGGCGGTGTCACTCAAAGTGGTGTTGCCATGGATACCTGGAGTCTCAATCTCAGCAGCTTGGTCTGGAGAGAACACAAG AGCTCAGTGCTGCCCCCGGTGGCCGGTCACACTTTAACCGTACGTTGGGACTCCTCGGTTCTCCTGATCGGAGGCTACTCTCCTGAAAACGGTTTCAACCATCATCTGTTGGAGTTCAACCCTGATTCAGGGAACTGGACAATTGTCCCCCACACCGGAACGCCACCTACAG GTTTATATGGCCACTCGGCTGTGTATCATGAGCAGACTGATGCCATCTACGTGTTTGGAGGCTATCGCTTTCATGTGGAGACAGTGGAGCCATCAGGCGAGCTCTACAGCCTGTATTACCCCAACCTGACCTGGTCTCTCCTGGTTCCCTCACAGGGGAAAAAG CCCCTGTCCCGTTTCTTCCACGCTGCTGCTCTGATCAAAGACACCATGGTGATTGTAGGTGGGAGGACAGAAGCAGAAGACTACAGCAACTCTGTGTCTCTGTACCAGATCAACTGCAACACCTGGATACATCCAG TTTCAGCTGTTGGAGATCCGGTCAATCGCTCTGTGTCTCTCGCGATGACAAGCTTTGGCAGTCGTCTTTTCCTGTCCGGTGGCTTTAACGGTGTCACACTGRGTAGACTCCTAACTCTGACTGTGCCCTCTGACCCCTGTGCCCTCCTGCCCACACCAGAGGCCTGCAACTCCACCACAGGCAGCTGTGTGTGGTGTAGGGGTACCTGCACTTCTTCTGATGCTGCAGAGAG ACTTGGCTGCATGTTGGGTCATTCCACCTGCTCCCCGACTCCTCGTCAGCCAGATCAGTGCCGCAGACTTAAGACCTGTAGCGAATGCCTCGCTCGGCATCCCAAGACTTTTTCCAGTCCGCCTCAG tctgCTTTACAGTGCAAGTGGTGCACAAACTGTCCAGAAGGAGCTTGCATCAGTAGCTCAGTCAGCTGTACATCGGAACATGACTGTCGCATCAACCAGAGAGAGATTTTCCTGTCCAGCAACTGCACTGAGACCAGCTGCGAGGCTTCAGACTGCCCCAAGTGTACGGCTTCTGGAAAATGCATGTGGACTCGCCAGTTCAAACGCACAG GTGAAACGAGACGAATCCTGAGCGTGAACCCCACTTACGACTGGACGTGTTTCAGCTACGCGCTGCTCAACGTCTCCCCCATGCAGGTGGAGTCGTCTCCGCCTCTCCCATGCCCTCCTCCGTGTCACACTCTGCACAACTGCAGCCTCTGTCTGAGCTCTAGGGGCTCTGATGGGGGCTGGCAGCACTGTGTGTGGAGTATGGCTCTGCAGCAG TGCATGAGTCCATCTTTTGTGCCTCTTCGTTGTGAAGCGGGCCAGTGTGGCCGGCTTCTCTCTGGGGGAGACTCCTGCTCTCCAAAGTGCTCCCAGCTCacccagtgctcccagtgcaTCGCCAGGCCTCAGTGTGGCTGGTGTGCTTCTGGGGGAGGCAATGGAGCTGGGCGCTGCTTACAAGGGGGAGTAGATG GTGTGAGTGAGGGCGTCTGCCCTGTGAGAAACAGCACCTGGTCTTTCCTGCATTGTCCAGAGGAGGATGAGTGTGCCAACGGTCATCACCATTGCAACATCACACAGGACTGCCACGACTTACCTGAGGGCTACCACTGCACATGCAAGCAGGGTTACATACTTAATGG TGTTTCTGGTCAGTGTGAGCCGGTGTGCGCACAGGGCTGCGTTAACGGGACCTGCGTATCCCCGGGGGTTTGCCAGTGCCACTTTGGCTTTGTTGGAGAGAACTGTTCGTCTGAGTGCAAATGCAACAAGCACAGCAACTGCACCAGTGTTGACAAACCCGATGTTTGTCTGGAGTGCCACAACAACACCCAA GGTATTCACTGCGAGAAATGCAAGCCTCTGTTTGTMGGCTCTGCAGTAGATGGSGGCACCTGTCGTCCATGTCGGGACTTTTGCCGTGGAAACGGCATGGTGTGTCTGTCCCGGGATGAATATAATAAGGCCATCGAGAACCCTCATCACTTCCCTGTAGACGCCGTTGAG AAATGGGTGTCTGAAGGTCCCACAGAAAATACTGCCGTGTGTGTGAATTGCCAAAACAACAGTGTTGGGGACAAGTGTGAGGGCTGCCGTCGTGGCTACTTCTTACTGAATGGGAAGTGTGAAAA ATGTCAGTGTAAYRGCCATGCCGACACGTGTGAGGCCGATGGTAGCGGTTGCCCCTGccaaaacaacacagagacCTCGTCCTGCCTGAGCAGCTCTCAGAATGATCGAAAAGACTGTTACAGGCAACAA TGTGCCAAATGCAAAGACTCCTTCAACGGGAACCCAGTGAACGGGCGCCAGTGTTACCGTCAGTTCAACGTGGACTCAGAGTTCTGCTTTGACCCCACRTCCCAAACAAACTGCTTCCACGACCCCACCATTCGCAACCTGCCCAAGGATCGCACTGTGTTCTTCGCCGCTCAGCCAAAGTTTACAAATGTGGACATCCGGGTCACCATAGACGTCACCTTTGGAGAAGTGGAAGTATATGTCTCAAACTCGCACGACACCTTTATAGTGGACGTGGACCGTTACACGGGGATTCACACTATTAAGATAGAGGATGAATCAGCAAGTCGAGGGACAGCTGCAGGGGCAGATAAGGACTCTCCTCCGTCCCCTATAAAAGTGTTCGCCAACGCCTCGTCCAGCCTGGGAGGTCCCGTGCTCTCCCACAATCCCCTACAGCTGCAAGCTAAACCGCcgggagcagagagggagatcAGAGAGGARCGAGCCGAGGGACTCATCTCGTACATCACCGTGTGGAAGCCTCAGACGGTGCTGATCGTCCGCGGAGTTCGGGACCGCGTGGTCATCACCTTCCCCCATGAGGTGCACTCCCTGAAGTCCAGCCGCTTTTACATCGCTCTCAGAGGTGTGGGAACRGATGACAGACAGGGCGAGTCCCAGGGGCTGCTGTTTGTGCGACAGGACCAGGCCCACATAGAcctctttgtcttcttctccgtcttcttttcctgctttttcctcttcctgtctgtgtgtgtcctgtTGTGGAAGGTCAAGCAGTTCCTGGACTTCCGCCGGGAGCAGCGTCGCCACATTCAGGAGATGACCAAAATGGCTTCCAGACCCTTCGCCAAACTCACCATTTAYCTTGAACCGGAGGAGCCTCAGCTCATCTACCTACCTACAGCTGGCGGAGGGGTGGGGGGCGGCACCGTATCGATCGCTCACGCCCGCACGGGCAAGCTAAGCGGCGTGGTAGTGGGTCAGAGGGGCAGAGCSGGACCGGTCTATAAACACGACCCGGGCTCCGGACCCACAgcacaccaccaccaccaccaccatcacctcACCTTGAGTGGGGGAGGCAACAGCGGACAGCATCTGCCACTGCACTACTTAAACACCCATCATTACGCCAGCACCACCGCAGGCACCCAGTCCTCCCATCATCACCATCCATCCACATACTCTGGCTACCAGCAGTTCTGCCGCTCTGACCCTTTCCTCTCGCAGCTCATGGGCTTCTCCTACTCCTCCTTCAAGGTGGGGCCYATAACCCTGGAGCCCACAGAGGACGGCATGGCCGGGGTAGCCACCGTCCTGTTCCAGCTGCCTGGCGGTGTCTTGGCACCGAATCGTGCCTGCTTGGGCTCCGCACTGGTCACCCTGCGCCAGAATCTGCAGGAATACTGCGGCCACGGCAGTGGAGGCGGCCACCCGGGGGCGGGCGCGGGCCGCAAGGGTCTGCATCAGCACCTGACCACCATGGCAATGTAG
- the LOC103477918 gene encoding oocyte zinc finger protein XlCOF6, producing MKSAMMKEMEEEEYNVITVKKESDSEQQTSSAEEDEDSNEEHTTNGCDLNVLIKEEPHLLEIGEDFCEDTSSCLDNEPDNVSDGYHAEGHVKVESDFDLPFDCDSDGAPVKEETESWFKEERESEEEAEEEDEEEDDDDIHEEFEEGEGVCTELSSEFFPCPHCTVSFTDLDYLEKHVKWVHQKEYLANLKKSLPNHTLSFNLKHTCSICSCNFKSKVHLSIHMREAHPSAPPRRLHPCPTCARSFQYLKNLKNHCTRWHNMSVAIRGGHLSCADCGKSFKATWGQGRHMCHEPNVESEDKPICLDTGLPCPECGKKLRTPQSLGDHMRTHTGDRPFVCKDCGRRFGERSSWRQHMKIHLGDKPFKCDVCGKAFIRSHHLKSHLTTHSGKKEYSCPECGKEFGFKSSLDLHVRTHSNERPFHCNVCGKSFNTRRNLRVHSKLHNNEKAHQCGECGLEIRDLGALKVHLRTHTGERPYHCTVCGNRFIRLSHLRNHQRTHTGERPYKCTECDKSFIQSGDLVKHKRIHSGEKPFECPECHRCYTSSGDLGKHRRSHTNLRPYTCKDCGKSFRLSGHLKTHMLTHTGEKPYSCPNCLRRFARSHHLSGHVAKCR from the exons ATGAAGTCTGCCATGATGAAAGAGATGGAAGAAGAAGAGTACAATGTAATCACAGTCAAAAAAGAGTCTGACTCAGAGCAGCAGACCTCATCCGCTGAGGAAGATGAAGACTCTAATGAAGAACACACTACCAATGGATGTGatctgaacgttttgataaagGAGGAACCTCATCTGCTGGAAATCGGTGAGGATTTCTGTGAGGACACATCGAGCTGTTTGGACAATGAGCCTGACAATGTCAGCGACGGTTACCATGCGGAGGGACACGTCAAAGTTGAGTCTGACTTTGACCTCCCTTTTGATTGCGATTCCGATGGAGCTCCTGTCAAGGAGGAGACAGAGTCGTGGTTtaaggaggagagggagagtgAAGAGGAGGCtgaagaagaagacgaagaagaagacgacgacgacaTCCATGAGGAGTTTGAGGAGGGAGAGGGGGTCTGCACAG AGCTGTCTTCTGAGTTTTTTCCATGTCCCCACTGCACTGTCTCCTTTACTGACTTGGATTATTTAGAGAAACACGTGAAGTGGGTCCATCAGAAAGAGTATCTTGCTAACCTCAAAAAGAGCCTTCCAAACCACACCCTAAGCTTCAACCTGAAACACACCTGCTCCATCTGCAGCTGCAACTTTAAATCTAAAGTCCACCTCAGCATCCACATGCGTGAGGCCCACCCCTCGGCTCCCCCCCGCAGGCTTCATCCATGTCCGACGTGTGCGCGTAGCTTCCAGTACCTGAAGAACCTGAAGAACCACTGCACCCGCTGGCACAACATGTCYGTAGCCATCCGAGGGGGCCACCTCAGTTGCGCCGATTGCGGGAAGAGTTTCAAGGCCACCTGGGGCCAAGGTCGCCATATGTGTCACGAACCAAACGTTGAATCTGAGGATAAGCCGATCTGTCTAGATACCGGCTTGCCTTGTCCAGAGTGTGGCAAGAAGCTGCGCACGCCCCAGAGTCTGGGGGACCACATGCGGACCCACACGGGAGACCGGCCGTTTGTCTGCAAGGACTGTGGGAGGAGGTTTGGGGAGCGCAGCAGCTGGCGCCAACACATGAAAATACACCTAGGTGACAAGCCGTTTAAATGTGATGTCTGTGGCAAGGCGTTCATAAGGTCACATCACCTTAAGTCCCACTTAACCACACACTCGGGGAAGAAGGAGTACTCCTGCCCTGAATGCGGGAAGGAGTTTGGTTTTAAGTCAAGCCTCGATCTTCATGTGAGGACGCATTCCAACGAGAGGCCTTTCCACTGCAACGTGTGTGGAAAGAGCTTTAACACTCGGAGGAACYTGAGGGTTCACTCCAAGCTTCACAACAACGAGAAAGCTCACCAGTGTGGGGAGTGTGGGCTGGAGATCAGAGATCTGGGAGCTTTAAAAGTCCACCTACGGACACACACSGGAGAGAGGCCTTACCACTGCACGGTGTGCGGCAACAGGTTCATTCGCCTCTCGCATCTGAGGAACCACCAACGCACCCACACTGGCGAGAGACCCTACAAATGCACCGAATGCGACAAGAGTTTCATTCAGTCCGGTGACTTGGTGAAGCACAAGAGGATCCACTCTGGGGAGAAACCCTTCGAATGYCCCGAGTGCCACCGCTGCTATACTTCCTCCGGTGACCTGGGCAAGCACAGGAGGAGCCACACTAACCTGCGCCCCTACACATGCAAAGACTGCGGCAAAAGCTTCCGTTTGTCGGGTCATTTGAAAACGCACATGTTAACCCACACGGGGGAAAAGCCGTACTCTTGCCCCAACTGCCTCCGGAGGTTTGCACGCTCTCACCACCTTTCTGGACATGTTGCTAAATGTCGCTGA